In the genome of Streptomyces sp. NBC_00433, the window GACGTGCTCGAACCCGTCACCGACCCGGAGAAGGCCTTCGCCGCCGAGCCGCTGCACCCCGACGGCAACCTGATCCGGCACATCCCGCTGCGCTTCGGCGACCCCGACACCGTCGGCGAGGTCATCGTCGAGGGCCTCTACCGGGTCGGCCGCCAGGACCCGGCCCCGATCGGCGCCGAGGCCGGCCTCGCCGTGCCCCGCCCGGACGGCGGCGTCGAGCTGTACGTCGCCTCCACCGATCCGCACGCCGACCGCGACATCGCCGCGGCCTGCTTCGGCCTGGAGGCCGACCACGTCAAGGTCGTCGTCACCGGTGTGCCCGGCGCGATGGGCGACCGCGAGGACTCCGGCATCCAGCTGCCGCTGGGCCTGCTGGCGCTGCGGACCGGCTGCCCGGTCAAATTCGTCGCGACCCGCGAGGAGTCCTTCCTCGGGCACGCCCACCGCCACCCCACCCTGCTGCGCTACCGCCACCACGCGGACGCGGAGGGCCGCCTGGTGAAGGTCGAGGCGCAGATCCTGCTGGACGCGGGCGCCTACGCCGACGCGTCCTCCGACGCGCTGGCCGCCGCGGTGGCCTTCGCCGCCGGTCCCTACGTCGTCCCGCACGTCTTCGTCGAGGGCTGGGCCGTACGCACCAACAACCCGCCGTCCGGGCACGTACGCGGCGAGGGCGCGCTCCAGGTCTGCACGGCCTACGAGGGCCAGATGGACAAGCTCGCCGCCAAAATCGGCCTGGAGCCCGCCGAGATCCGCATGCGCAATGTGCTGGCGACCGGCGACCTGCTGCCCACCGGGCAGACCGTCACCTGCCCGGCGCCGGTCGGCGAGCTGCTGAAGGCCGTGCGCGACGCCGAGCTGCCGCCGCTGCCCGACGGCGACGACGAGTCGCAGTGGCTGCTGCCCGGCGGCACCTCGGGCGCGGGCGAGCCCGGCGCGGTGCGCCGCGGCGTCGGCTACGCGCTGGGCATGGTCCACGTCCTGGGCGCCGAGGGCACCGACGAGGTGTCCACCGCGACCGTGCGGGTCCACGACGGCCGCGCCACCGTCATCTGCGCCGCCGTCGAGACCGGGCAGGGCTTCACCACGCTGGCCCGGCAGATCGTCCAGGAGGTGCTGGGCGTCGAGGATGTCCGCGTCCTGCCCTCCGACACCGACCAGCCGCCCGCAGGGCCCGCCGCCCGCGGCCGGCACACCTGGGTCTCGGGCGGGGCGGTGGAGCGGGCCGCGAAGATGGTGCGGACGCAGCTGCTGCAGCCGCTCGCGGCGAAGTTCGGCATGTCGGTGGAGCTGCTGACCATCGCCGACGGGAAGATCACCTCCTACGACGGGGTGCTCTCCACGACCGTCGCCGAGACCCTCGACGGCAAGGAGCTGTGGGCGACCGCGCAGTGCCGCCCGCATCCCACCGACCGGCTCGACGAGACCGGCCAGGGCGACGCCTTCGTCGGGCTGACCTTCTGCGCCATCCGGGCCGTGGTCGACGTCGACATCGAACTGGGCGCGGTGCGCGTGGTGGAGCTGGCCGTCGCCCAGGACGTCGGCCGGGTCCTCAACCCGCGCCAGCTCGCCGCCCGCATCGAGGCGGGCGTCACGCAGGGCGTCGGCCTGGCCCTCATGGAGGACCTGCGCGCGCCCCGCGGCATCGTGAAGCGCCCCAGCCTCACCGGTTACGCGCTTCCCACCGCCCTCGACGCACCCGACGTGCGGATCGTCAGACTCGTCGAGGAGCGCGACGTCGTGGCGCCCTTCGGAGCCAAGGCGGTCAGCGCGGTGCCCGTCGTGACGTCCCCGGCCGCGGTGGCCGCCGCGGTCCGTGCCGCCACCGGCCGCCCCGTCACGCGCCTGCCCATCCGCCCGCAGGCCGCCATCGTGAAGCCGCAGACGTAGTTTTATTGGTCCCCCGTTGTTCGCCGGAGTGGCACCTGCCCGCTGACGGGCCGTCATACTCAGGGTGACACCAGGTGCACTGCCTGCGCCCGCCGCGGCCGTGCATTCGGACAACGGGGGACGTATGAGCACACCCACCGGGACCGTTCCGCCACCCAGAGAGGGCGCGCGGCCGCCGGCCTTCCGCACCGAGGCGACCCGGCTGCTCAGCGCCGGGGTCTACTTCGACACCGCCTTCCGCACCCGCGTCATCGAGGAGCTGGTCGAGCACGAGGAGCGGCCGGTCGCGCCCTCGCTCGGCATCGACGCGCTGCCGGTCCTGGCCCACGCGCTGCGCGCCCGCCGCCTGGAGGCCGGGACGGGGGCGTGGCTGGCGGTGGTCTGGTTGTTCTTCATCGCCTTCGCGGTGACCGGCGCCGGCTCCGACCCCCTCCTGCGCATCCCCTGGTTCGTGGCCTACGCGCTGCTCTGCGTGATGGCCTGGGCCAGGCGCAGCGCGACCGGGGTGGGCCTGGCGGTCTTCACCTTCGACCGTGCGATGGTCAAGGAGGCCACGCACGGCCGGCTGAAGCTGCTGCTGCCGGTGCTGACCCCCTTCGTGGGCCTGCTCTACGCCGGGGCCGTCGTCTTCATGCTGCTGAGCGGCCGCAACGCGTGGGCGGGCGCGGCCTTCCCCTTCCTGCTCGCGATCCCGGTGTGGGTCCACCGCGGCCGGGTCACCGCCGTGATGTGCGCGGAGCTGGGCCGCGGGCCCTACCCGCACGCGCCCCGCGCGGCACTGGGCGACTCCCCGCAGTGGCGGCGGATCGGCGCCGCCATCGACCGCGAGCAGTATTCGCCGCTGACGATCTACGACCCCTTCCGGCCCTTCATCGGCGCCGGGAAGCCGTACGAACCCTGGTCGCTGGCCATGGAGCTGAAGCCGGTCGAGCAGCGGAAGGATGGCGGGGCCGCGGACGGGCCGCGGCTCACCGGGCGCGAGGTCATCGACCTCATCAAGCCCCGGATGACGGCGCTGCGCGACTCCGCCGCGGCCAGCAGGGACCGGCTGCGCTCGCTGGAGATCGACGAATTCGTCTACCTGCCCGCCGGGTTGCGCCGCGCCGAGGTGGAGTACGCGGCGAGCACCGTCGACGAGCACCTCATGGCCGCGGCGGGCGAGGGCGGCGAGGCACGCAGGCACTTCCTGCGCATCCGGGTCGGCGCCTGGGAGGAGCAGGTCGTCGTCTCCATCCTGGTCCGGGTCCACACCCAGGGCGGCATGCTCGTCCTGGAGGTCGTCCCGCACGTCCTGACCCCCGTGCGGGCGGAATTCAGGGCCGTGGACGTGATCGAGGCGCGCGGCCAGGCCGACCCGGTGCGGCGGGCGCTGCGCAGCCTGCTGGCGAGCCCGGCCGCGGGCCTGGCGGCGGGGGGTTCGCTGGTACGCACCGGCGTCACCGTCTTCCGCACCTGGCTGGCCGACCCGGAGCACGCGTATCCCGACGGGCCGGCCACCTCGGTGCGGGAGCTGGGCAGCGCGCGGGACGTGTCGCTCTTCCAGGAGATGGACATCAGCCGCTACGTGAAGACCGTCCAGGACCGGATCGCCAGCGGCGTGCGGGAGGCGCTGCGGCAGAAGGGCTACGCAACCGGCGAGTTCGAGCAGCAGATCGTCAACGTCAGCGGCGGCGGTGTCTACATCGGCGCGATGAGCGGCGGCGCGGTCGCGACGGGGGAGCGGGCGTCGGCGAAGCACACGGAAGGCGGTGCGTGATGGCGGCGGAACAGGCGGACGGCGCGGAGGACGTGCGGCGGGACGCGGCGGAGCCGCCGCGGGAGGAGGCCCCCGCGGCGCCGGCCGCGGGCGGCATCACGATCGGCGTGATGACCGGCGGGGCGGCGGCAGCCGGGCGCGGCGCCCGCGCCGAGGACCGCGCCCGCCGGGCGGCGGCGCCTCCGCCGGCCCCGCACACCGGTCCGCAGCCGGTCGCGCCGCCCGCCGGTATCGGCGTCGGCACGATGACCGGCGGGGCGGTGGCCGCGGGGCAGGACGCCAGGGCGGTCGACGCCTCGACGCGGTATGTCGACGCGTCCGCGGAGCTGGCCGCCGCCGTCGGCGCGCTGCGCGAGCAGCTGCGGGCGCTGGCGCCCAGCGACGAGACCGCGGAGATCGACGCCGAGCTGGCCGTGGCCGAGCGGGAGATCGCCGAGGGCGGCCAGGTGCGGCGCGACCGGCTGCA includes:
- a CDS encoding xanthine dehydrogenase family protein molybdopterin-binding subunit — encoded protein: MSVIDGPGAVAESLAGGPPHGIGTSVPSTDAPAKTQGTYPYAADLWAEGLLWAAVLRSPYPHARIVRIDTTEAAAMPGVRAVVTHEDVPGDAMHGRLVADRPVFAKDIVRHHGEPIAAVAADHPDTARLAAAAILVEYDVLEPVTDPEKAFAAEPLHPDGNLIRHIPLRFGDPDTVGEVIVEGLYRVGRQDPAPIGAEAGLAVPRPDGGVELYVASTDPHADRDIAAACFGLEADHVKVVVTGVPGAMGDREDSGIQLPLGLLALRTGCPVKFVATREESFLGHAHRHPTLLRYRHHADAEGRLVKVEAQILLDAGAYADASSDALAAAVAFAAGPYVVPHVFVEGWAVRTNNPPSGHVRGEGALQVCTAYEGQMDKLAAKIGLEPAEIRMRNVLATGDLLPTGQTVTCPAPVGELLKAVRDAELPPLPDGDDESQWLLPGGTSGAGEPGAVRRGVGYALGMVHVLGAEGTDEVSTATVRVHDGRATVICAAVETGQGFTTLARQIVQEVLGVEDVRVLPSDTDQPPAGPAARGRHTWVSGGAVERAAKMVRTQLLQPLAAKFGMSVELLTIADGKITSYDGVLSTTVAETLDGKELWATAQCRPHPTDRLDETGQGDAFVGLTFCAIRAVVDVDIELGAVRVVELAVAQDVGRVLNPRQLAARIEAGVTQGVGLALMEDLRAPRGIVKRPSLTGYALPTALDAPDVRIVRLVEERDVVAPFGAKAVSAVPVVTSPAAVAAAVRAATGRPVTRLPIRPQAAIVKPQT